The window TGGATCCTTATGTGGTCATCGCAATTAAACACAATGCCCGTATCTTCATTCTCGGAGATAAGGATGCCCGCAGGCTTTTTATTGGAAACGGCTGCTGAATTTAAGATCCGCCGCTCCCTAAGGGCCGCCCGGTCCAGTTCTTCCAGCTCACCGAGCATGGCAAATTCAAAATTCCTGCCTTCTTCCTTTCCCAAATCCTTTAAACCAAACTCCAGCCTGCGGACCAGCTCACCGCCTTCCTTTTCATCTAAAGTTGAAGGAAACTGGTAATCCTGACAGTTCCTGACCAGGCGGATCCTGCTGCTTATAATTCCAGGCCGGCCAGTATCCTGCTGTTCAAACCATCTAAGCATTTGTCTCATTTCCTTTCTTCAGCTCTTTTATCTTATCACGGCATACAGCTGCCGTCTCATAATCTTCAAAGCGTAAAGCCTCTTTTAATTTGGCATCCCACTGAAAGATCTCTTCATGATTACCCATGGCTTTGGGATCTGGCGCCTTGCCTGCAGAGTTCTCCTTTTCCTGGCCGGAATTTCCGCCTGTTCCCAAGACTGACGACAGATGATCCGGCTTTTGGTAAACCGGTGTTTTTCCCGTATGGACCAGATTTCCATGAAGCTGCTTTAAGCTGTCCTCCATAAGTGGGCCAAAGACACTGTAGCAGTCCGCACAGCCAAACCTGCTGTCTCTTACAAACTCATCATAGCTGGTGCCGCAGGACGGACAAACGATCTGATGAAGCTTATCAGGCCCCTGAGATTTGTCTTCGATTCCCAAAAGGCCGGAAAGCAGCTTTCCTAAGGGGAACTCCCCGTCAAAAATGGCTGCGTACACACCAAAATCCATCTCTTTTGCACATTGGGCACAGAAATGATGTTCTTTCTTTGTGCCATTTACAACTTCTGTATATTGTATATTTGCTTCGCGAATCTTACATCTTTCACATAACATAATGAACCTCCAATTCAGTGAATCACTCTTCACTCTGGCCTTTTAAAAATGACTGGAATATTTCGTCAACCAGCTGATGAACCTCTTCACATGACACATTTTTACAGACTCCTCTGGCAAGCACAACGCTTAAATCTCTGCGCATTTCATCAAGGACCTGAATTTTATCCACGTCCAGGGACACAACGGCACCCTTGCGGCGGTCCAGCTTGACAAATCCTTCCTGTTTCAGAACAGAGTACGCCTTATTTACCGTATGCATATTTATACCTATGTTGTCGGCCATCTGGCGCACGGAAGGCAGGGGGTCACCTTCTCTTATACTTGACCTGGCGATTCCTATGATTATCTGGTTCCGAAGCTGGATGTAGATCGCTTCATCACTGTTAAAATCAATTTGCAAGAACATATTTTCACCATCTTTCGTTATACCTGTTATATACATAATAGCACAATCCGCTGTTTTTTTCAACATGAAATATGGATTGGTATCATTCCCCTTTTTTAACGTAAAATGTTCTCTGTCTGCTGGTCATTATATGGTCAAATGTCATAAATTATATATTGATTTTTTTTATGTACACCCTGGCAATCCGAAGATTCCCCATGCATTGCAATAAGGGCCGGAAGACCGTGTATGGAATAAGAATAATCGATCTTTTATAACAAAAGCTTATAACGAAAGCACCTTCATTCAGGTGCTTTCGTTACTGGCATTTTAATTGTTTGTAATTTAACTATTTATCATTCAATCTTTTATCATTCTTTAATCATCTAAATCCAAAAACTCAAAGTCGTCTTCGTCCTCTGAAGGCTCTAGGGCTTCCTTAAAGCGTTTCGGTTCCTTATGGTCCGGCCTTGGGTCGTCCTTTCCTTTGTGCTTCACCGGAGGCTTTTCTACGGAAGCAGACAGATCACGTTCCAGGTCTTCTAAGCTTCCTTCCATGATAAAATCATCCTCTTCCTTTGCTTCCTGTTCTCCGGCACCCCTGTATTCAAGCTCGTCCATATATTCTTCCTCATATTCCGATCTTATCTTGGCTTTGGGGATATCACCTTCGGAGCTTTCCGCATTAATGCTTCCGGTTTTGGAGCTCTCTTTGTCAAATTCTTCCCTGGTATACCTTTTGATCCTGCTTGTGGGGATCTCTTCCTCCGGCTCAGCCCACACTCTGTCATCAGCCGCTTTTGGTTCCCTTCCTTTTCCCGAACTATCCCTGCCATTCCGTCCAGGGCCTGATCCGCTTCCTTTTCTTACGAGGAAGATCACAGCGACCAGAAGGCCGAGGGCAACGACGCTCACCACAATGAGAATATAGAACTGCATCCGGTAATCTTTGGTCAGATCATTGTATGTGTTGGCCATTTTCACATATTCATCATTGGAAACCCCGGAAGCATAGTATCTTTGGATGGTCTTTTCGGAAAGATCATAACGGTAGAAATACTTCTCTCCGTTCCAGTTCATGGCATAGAAAAGACAATACTGAGGCTCAGCCTCTGAGTTTTCCACCCAGCTGGTGACCCGCACGCCGTCAATATCGGCCTGGCGTTCACGGAATCCTTCGGGAATCACCGCATCCCCGTCAAGAGGAATGATAACAATGGCCTTTGCAACAGTCTCTACCTGCACAAACTGTGACCAGGTATCTGCTCCTTCGTTATAAATATAGAATCCGCCGTTTCCTCCTGCATCCTTTAAATAAAGCAGAAGAAGATCCTTTTCCAGTCCTTTTCCGGACATGACTTCGGTTCCCTTATAGGAATAGGTCCCTGCCTCAAAGCCTTCCGGAAGTGCTGATTCGTCAAAAGATGAAGCAATGCTGTATTCGGTTCCGTCAATGGTCACCGTTACAGCTCCGAATTCAGCTTCAGACGTTTCCGAGCTTCCTTCTGTGGCAGGAGGCGTTTCTCCGCCCTCTGCTTTTTTCACCTGAATGGTATAATTCTTAACTGTCTGCCCATCCTCAGCGGTCACTTTTACAACCACCTGGTTTTCTCCGGCCTTTAAGCCCTTGTCGCCCTGAAGGGTCACATGGGCTCCGGCATTGGCTGCCACCGCATTGACCACCAGGTCCGTTGTGTTTGCGTCAACCTCCGCCGTATAGCTGTCAACAGAGGCAGAAAACCCAGGAGTCAGTGTTCCCGGAGAAATCTTTAATGATTTCAAAGTTGCATCCTTTGAATACGTGGCAGGTGACGTGACCTTTACCGACGAGTTTCCTTGCTTGCTTAAGGAAAGAGCCTGGGAATCCACATCATAGATTTCCTGGGAGGTTACGCTGATCTGGGTATTTCCTGCCTGAAGGGCTTTAAATTTTAAAGTAAAGCTAAAGGTTTTCTGATCGGCTGAATCCATGGTTCCCAAAACCTTAATAGCCCCTGCGCCGCCGTTTGCATTGGTTCCGCTGACAAATTCCAGAATATTGGGATCATAAGCCAGCATGATTTCCGCCGTACCCAGGGCACTGTCACTGGTCACTTTCATGTTTACCGTCACTTCGTTCCCAACCATGACCGATGGGTCGGAAAATGCGATCTTGGCATCTGCGGCCCAGGATACCATCTGTCCGGCAGGACCGGCCATGGCAATCATACAGGCCAGCATCAAACCAGCCGTCAGTTTTTTCAGTTTCCTATTCATATTATCTCCTATTTCTGCCGGACATTAAAGTCCGAGGATTTTTTTCTGCAAAAGCAGAAGATCCTGAGAATTCACTTTGCCGTCTCCATTAAAATCAGCGGCCAGCTTTCCCTTCTCCGGTATGGTTTCCAGGCCAAGAAGGTAGCGCTGAAGCTTGAGAACATCCAGGCTGTTTATTTTCCCGTCTCCATTGATATCACCTTTTGTATATGCAGCAGACTGATCGGCAGCAGAAGAAGCCTGTGTCTGCTGGGGACCGCCGGAAGCAGCCTCCGTTACCTTAACGTCTGTTCCGGGTCCCTGGGATATAACTCCCGTAGAAGTCTGTACGGAAATGTTCGTAGAGCCATCCGGCGCTATGGTCACATTGCTTCCCCCCGGCGTGCCCGCATTGTCCGTGCCGGAAGGTTTGGATACTCCCGGTCCCGTGCTGCTGCCAGGTCCTGAAGAGGTATTGCTGCCGGTGCTGCTGCCTTGTCCGGAAGAACTGCTTCCGTCGGGGTTTGCGCCCACGCCTGAAGAATAGGTGGGGCCGTTGTTCTGGCGCACCACATGAAGGACGTATTGTCTGACACTGCCGTTTTGAGCGGTAACAGACACCTTTATATCATTATTGCCGCTTGAAAGAGCGATCGATCCGGTTCCGCCCACAGAAGCCAGGGAACTGAGAGGAGTCGCATACACATTGATATTTGATACGCCAGGATCTACGATTAAGTTGTATTCCAGGGTATCGCGGCTAAAGGTGGGAGTCATGGCGAATCCTTCCACGCTTAAACCGGACAGCTTATTGTTGGGATTTCCGTCGCCGGTAGGCTGGCTGCAGGCATTATCGGGCATGTTGTTATAGACAGGGATCTTAAATTCAAGCTCTGTCTGTTTCATGTCACTGTTATAGGCCTTTGAATAAACAGCACCTTCTGATGCAGCTCCCTGTACATTGGTCATATACTGGTGTTTATATAAGTTGGACCCCTGTACATTAAACTTCTTCAGATAAAAGGTATCCTGCCCAACTTTTACATAGTTATTACCATAATAAAAAGCTCCGCCTAAAATTGATTTTTCAGGTGAATTCCATGGCCTTTCATAACTGCCGGACTGAGATGCCCACCATAAGCCTCTTTGTACCGCAGTCATGGTTCCGGACTGATATGCTTCTATATTAAAAAAATTATAATACCCCTCATATCCAGGCTCTGTTCCTGAAACGCTTTTGCCTGTGCCTGAAGAGCCCTGCTCCTGAATGATCATGGCCACAAGAACGTAAGGGTTCACCCCGGACTGGGCAGCCGCATTCATGATCATATTCACATAGTCGCTGCTGCCTGTGACTGTTCCAGTCGTATTGGAGGATGACGGCCCCGTAAGGGTGGCTCCAGGCCCGTATTCCATGAGTATAGGAAGATTTTTCGGCGTAATGGAGGCCTGAGGCCCTTCCAGACTTACATTTCCTGAACCAGAACCGGATTCCGGCTCTGAACCGGTGGTTGGACTGATCGCTGCTCCGGGCCCAACCACTGCTCCCGGTCCTGTGACGGTACCGCCGCCGGAAGAACTGTCCGTACTGCCCGGCGCACTACCGCTGCTTCCGCCGGCAGATTCACCCGATAAAAACGTCCCCTTTACCATGGTCTTTAACCCTTCCAACCTGTGCTTGCCGCTGTCATAGGTATGGGTCATAAACTGGAATACATTGGTCTCATCAAGGAAATTTCTGGGGTCCATATAATATTTCACAATATCTTCAGAAGCGGTGACCCAGGTGCTTCCGTCGTATCCGATCCATGTGCTGGTATCCCAGTTGTAAGCGCCGTCTACTGTGGACTTCCAGGATGACAGGCTGTTGGTGTGGACCAGGGTCTTTCCTGCCTGGCTCTCCTCCTTAACAGCTGTGCTCCAGTCCAGATTCGTATGCTGGGCGCGGAACACCCACTTGGGATACTGGGCATGGAGAGCACGCAGCTTCACCTTATAGCTTTCCGGAAATCCCTCTGCCGTAAGACGGGATTCAAAATCTGCATCATTGGTATAGGACGCCGGAAACCGAAGAAAGCTTTTAGAAACATATCCGGTGACCGTCTGTCCGCCGGAGCCCGACACCCGGATCTGATACCAAAGGGCTCCATCCGAAGCATTTTTTTCATCGATTACAGTCACGGAGGCCCCATTCGTTAATTTTGTAACAATGCCATAGGTCGTACCAGGGCCGCTTCTCACATTCAGCGAGGTGGCATTTACCGTTGCTGCCTTTTCCGTATAGGCGTACGCATTTATGTATGGCGAAACAACTCCCGCATAAGAGTCCATCACCAGGACACTGGCCAGAATTAGGGCCATCTTACGAGCTTTTTTATACTTTTTCATCTGTTTCTCCCAATATGTCCTCTTGTATTTATGAATTTCCAATTACATGTAAATTATACATTTATTTATTATAATGACAAATGATACCATGTGTCAACCAAATCAGGCAAAGTTCAGGCAAATGGAAATATTTGTAAGAAAAACTTTAAATTTGCAACAAGCGGGGGTATAAACCAGGGGCAAAATCAGAATTCAAATTAAGTGAACAATAACCCGTGAAAAAGGCGCTGCACCCCGGCTTTTCTTGATATAGCCGTATTGCAGCGCCTCGCCTGTTATATAACTTTTATTTAAGCCTGAGGTTCTTTGGAAGAAACGCAATAAACATTTACGTTCTTATTCATCCGGCTGTTAAAAAAGATCCGGTCACCTGCATGGCTGTAAATCGGATGAGGATGAGCATCCTGGCCCAGCCAGTCGCTTTCATGCCTGCAAAGAGGCAACCATTTCAGTTCCCCCTTATCCCAATCCGGAATTACCTTACATATGTACTCGGCATCCTTTTTGTGAGGATCAGGTCCGTTATCCGTACTGTTATCCCTGACCTTTTTCATTTCCCAAGGATATTTAAAATACCCGTCACAAACCAGATTTCCAACATGGTCCATGGTAAAATGCCCATAGGCATCATAATCATCCGGCAATGCAATTTCCCAGTACTTACCGGATTCCAGCTGGTATTTCCCCACCATGGCCGGTCCGTTTGCATAGCCGCCATGATAAACAATGGCGGTTCCGTCGTCGGTCCACATCTCATGGCAGACCCAGTCATCGGCCGTCCGTCTGTATCCTTTGGAATTTCCCAGAGTATCCCCTCCTTCTAAACGCACCGGGGAAATAGAATCCGAGACATGGTCATACAGCCAGATTCTCCTGATTCCGCAGGAAAAGCTTGGCCATTCGTGGTTATACATGATCTCCTCTGAGTTGACCGGATTGAACTGAACATGGGTGATCCAGCATCTGGGCACCTCTTTTTCGTAAAGCAGCTCACCGCTTTCCGTATCATACACACACAAATAGCTGCTTAAATTTTCCTCCTGTACTCTTTTGTCTATGTTATAGACCGGTCTTTTGTCCAGCCCGCTTCCTTCCGTTTCCGGATCATAATCCAGGCATCTTCCATCCGTCATGGGAACACAGAGGAATTTTCCATCTGCGCTCACATGGGTGAACGCTGTCATACGGCCATCCGGGACGGCATTTAATACGGTGATGGTTCCATTTACATCTGTTTTACAAATTTTGTCATCCTGGATAAAGTAAATGATATCTCTCTGGCAATCCAGACTTACACTTGCCTTTCCCAGTCCTTTTTGAAAGGTTCCGTCAAAATAGACATAGCTTTTTAAAACACCGTTATAATTTTCCGTAATCGTCTTTTCTTCTCCGGTCATTAAGTTCCGGACCACTACATTGGGGTTCCCACCCTTGTCGCATATCAGATAGAGCCGTTCCTCATCCCGGCTTACAGAGGAACAGGTAAAATAAAGCAGCTGAGTGTTAAAAGAATCCTGATTCCCGCAGCCTCCTGCCAGCATGCGTCCGTTTCGTATTGTTTGATCCATCTTTTTTCTACAACTCCTAAAAGCTGCGCTTATTCCAGAAAGCGCAGCGAATTTTTATCATACAGGGCCATATTGCTTCTGAAAATCATCTGACTGCCCACAACAAACAGTTCATCCGGGAGGATATCCCGAAGCAGATAATCCATCAAAAATTTAGTTGCCAGAAAGGACTGGGCATAAGGGTTTTTCTGAACCAGATTATGAAACGTACCTCTGCGAAGAAATTCCTTGTTTTCCACAAATAAATCACTCCCTACGGCTACCAGCTCCCCTGCTCTGCCGCTCTCTTCCAGCGCCCGCCCCAACATCACGCTGGATCTGGAGGAAACACAGCATGCCGCAGCTACATCCGGCCGGTTAATATATGCCAGAATGTTCTGGTAAGATTCTTCATCAATCTGATTGGAATGCTCTTTGTACACCAGATTCCGGTGGTGGTTCTCACGCAAATAATCATCAAATCCCTTTTCAATCAAGCGATGAGAAGGATATGCCATTTTTCCAGCACAAAGCAGAATGCTGCCGCAGGAAGGGATCCTTCCTGATACCTGTTCTGCCATGGTGCGTCCGATGCTGTCATAATCGGCTGCAACACAGCATAAACGTCCGCTTTCCGGGATATCCGTGTCAACCAGAGCAAGTGCAAGGCCGTTTTCCACGTATCTGCGCAGCTGCTCCTCTGTATACGGGCAGCTGTTCCCCTGGATCACAAGCCCATCAAGCTCCCCAGCCTCCAAAAGGGCCGTCAATTCCTTCAGTGCCCTGCTTTTTGCTCCTGTTAACCGCTCTTCCTTCCAGTTTTCCGGATAAGAAAATTCCTGGCAGTTAATGTTATAGTCATACAAGGTTTCCACATAGGCACGCAAACCATTCCATAGCTGGGGATAGTAAAACCGGTTATCTTCATCAACACCCGGAAAGCATGCTGCCAGACGCAGAGTTTTTCTTTTTAAGGATGCTGCCACTATATTCGGATGATAATCCATCTCCCTCGCCAGGGTACAGATGCGGTCACGGGTTGCCGCACTTACCCCCGGTTTATTGTTCAGTGCCAGGTGAACCGTTCCAAGTGATACTCCTGCCAGGCTTGCTATGTCTTTGATTGTAGCCCTTTTCTTCATCAGGCTCCTCCTCTTTCCATGATTATTTTGCCTTTTGCGAAACCATGTGGGACTTAAAATCCAAAATACTCTTTTACATTATAATAGCAGATATTCTGAATGATCGTTTTTAGCTCTTCCTCCCCACCAAAATACTCACCCCGCTCTGCCAGTTCACCGAAATAATTGCACAGCACACGGCGGTAGAGTTCATGACGCGGATAGGATAAAAAGCTTCTGCTGTCTGTCAGCATTCCCACAGACAGGCTGACCGGATATAAATTGGCCACTGACTTAAACTGGCGTTCAATGCCATAGCTCTGGTCATGGAACCACCATGGAGCGCCAAGCTGTACCTTTGCACGAGTAGCTTTTTCGCAAAACCCTGCTGCAAGTATAGCATAATTTTCCACATTTGTTCCATCCAAACAGTATAAAATCGTCTTAGGAAGCAGATCAATCTCATTCAGACGGTTTAAAAGTTCCCCGACGCTCTGTATTTTTGTAGAATCGTCTGCACAATCAAACCCGGTGCTCTGACCCACCAGTTCTACATACTTTCTGTTTGCATTTAAATAGGTTCCGATATGGAGCTGCATCACATATCCGTTGCGGCAGTACATCTTCCCCATTTCAAACAGAAATGCGCTGCGGTATTTGTCATCTTCAAGCTTTGTTAAGGACTCTCCATGGATGGCCTTTGTAAAAATTTCTTCAATCTCTTCTTTGGAGGCATCAACCCATGTAAAATCCGGAATGCCGTCATCAGATACCGTGGTTCCTGTAATCTCTTTAAAAAATCTAAGCCGGATCTCCAATGCTTCCAGCATATCTCCAAAGCTTGTTACCGTCAAGCCTGAGGCATCGCTCAGTGCCTTCATATAAGCAGGAAACCCTTTCCCGGCAGCAAACATGGCCTTATCAGGACGGAATGCGGTGATGACCCGGACTCCAAAGGAAGACTCCTTTTTCAAAGCAATATGATAGCGAAGATCATCCACCGGATCTTCTGTGGTGCTTGCCAGTTCTACATTGGAGTGCTCCATACACCAGCGGGGTGTGATGTTCTTGTCCCTGATCATGACTTTTGTCTGGTCATAAATCCTTTTGGCATTGGTCTCACAAAGAGGTTCATTAATATCAAAAAAACGCTTTAATTCCAGCGCACACCAGATGTAAACAGGATTTCCGATCAACTGGGGAAGTATTCTGGCAAATTCTAAATACTTTTCATAATAGGTCGTTTCTTTTCCGGTAATGTACCGTTCTTCGATGCCAAACGTCCTCATGGCCCGCCATTTATAATGGTCACCGGACAACCACATCTCACCCAGATCCTCAAATTGTTTGTTTTCGTAGATTTCCCTGGGCTGCAGGTGACAGTGGTAATCAATGATGGGCATTGATTCCGCATATTTATGGTATAACATGCGCCCTGTCTCATTGGTGAGGTAAAGCTCCTCATTAAAACATGTATTCATCTTAAATACCGCCCTTTCTTTTAAAAGCCGATTAATGCACCGCCGTCTACGGGAATACAGCTTCCACTTATGTAGCGCGCCGCATCGCTGCAAAGAAACGCAGCGCACATTCCCACATCCATAGGATCGCCTACGGTTTTTGCAGGAATGCGTCCCATGATTTTAGCGAAACGTACCGGATCCGTATCAGTCGCTTTATGGAACATAGGCGTATCGATCCAGCCTGGGGCAATGGCATTTACTGTGATGCCAAATTCTGCAAGTTCTGCAGTCAGGGTATGAATCAGCCCCAGATATCCTGCCTTGGCTGTGGAATATCCGGAAACCTGGGGTTGTCCGATGTAGCTTGTCATGCTGGCCTGGAACAGGATTCGTCCATGTCCCAGCTCCTTCATCTGGGGAACAAACGCTTTTGTCAGGGCAAATGCACCTACCAGATGGACATTCAGTACGCTTACGTATTCTTCCACGCTCATTTCCCATATGAACTTTTTACAGTGGTTTCCTGCATTATTAATCAATATACTGACCGGCCCCTGTTCCTTAAGGATCCGGTCCGCCATCTCCTGTGTCCGGTCGGTATCCGTAATATTAAACGTGTAATATACTGTCCGGCTGCCAAACTCTTCCAAGGCGGGAGCCGCCTGCTCCGGAGACTCCATGCTGAGCACAACGACCCTGGCACCTGCGTTAACAAGACATCGGGTAATTGCCAGTCCAAGTCCCGTAGCTCCTCCTGTCACAACGGCCGTCTGCCCTTTTAAAGAGTAGTAGTTCTTTATATCAAAATCTTCAATCTGCTGTTGCGTAAATGCAGCCATGTTCCATTCCTCCTGATCGATCCTATTCTTCACAGTTCCTCTTGAAAGTCACCTGCTTTTCCTGATATTTATAAGGAACAAAGTATTCCCTGTGGCCCAGAGCTTCACTTTTCGTCATTTGACCTGCGGCTGTTTCTTTTACCAGGTAAGCCAGCTTTAATGCCAGTTCATCCTGGCTGCATTCTCCCATTAATACAGGGCTTGCATCAAAATCCATGTCCTCTTCCATACGGTGGTAGGTCTCATGATTTCCGGTAATTTTAATACACGGGCTTACCGCACTTCCAACCACATTTCCCCGCCCCGTCACCAAAAATACCAGGTGGGCTCCGCAGCTGATCAGATCCATCAAGCCCTCATTGTCATTGGGATTGGTGATTCCAAACTGCATCCAATAGGGATCCGGTGTGGAATCAAGAAGCCATAGGCCCGGTCCCGGCACCGTCCCTGACACTTTCACGACGCCCTGTATGGGGCGGCTACCGCTTTTAATAACGGCGCCCATACTCTTTTCTTCAATGGTGGAAAGTCCTCCCGCAAAATTGCCGGGGCTTACGGAATACTGTCTCACGGATCTGCAATAATCGAGCGCTTTTTCATAGGTATACCGGATCTCGTTTCCGGCGTTTTCATCGGCTGCCCGGGAGGTTAAAAGATCCACTAGGCCAATGGCTTCCACAATTTCTTCAAAAACTGCTGTGCCGCCTAAATCCACCAGCTTATCATAAAATCTGCCGACTACCACATTTCCTGCAAGGCCGCTGGTATAATCACTGCCTCCGCATTCTGCACCAATCACAAGATCCGAAAACCCCATTTCCACCCGGGGAACTTTTTTTAATGCTTCCAGCATATGATTTACGCAGGCCAGCCCCTTTTCCACTGATAAGCGGGTTCCTCCCACTTCCTGAATGAACAGCCAGTCTGCCTCTTTTCCTTCTTCTTTTGCAATCCTGAAAAGCCATTCCGGCTGTACGTATTCGCAGCCTAATCCGACTGCAAGCACACCGCCTATATTCGGATGGCGGATGAGGCTGATCAACAGATTCACCGCATATTGATTGTCTGTACAACCGTCAAATCCAACCAGCTCCACATCAGGGCTGCCTGCCTTTTCCACGATCTGTCTGGCTACAAATTCGCTGCATTTTACCGTATAAATAACCAGCACCCGGTTTCTGATCCCCTTTATGCCGTTCTTTCGCCCATATCCAAGCCAGCGCACATCCTGCAAATCCACATCTGTCCCTCCTCTATTCATATCTGGTATCCTTGGGAGCACCTGTCACCTCGTCCAGATGGCCGGAACGCTCATCATATAAACTGCAGATATTATGAAGATGAACCCAGCTTCCTGGGGAGATGTTTTCTGTTGCGCGCCCGATTACCACCCCGTATTTTATGATATCCGCTCCTGCCTCAATCATTCTCAGGGCAATCTTATGTCCGGCCGGAACCTTCCCAACTGCTTCCACCGACGGAAAAGAAGTGTCTCCCCGCAGCAATACATTTCCGGGATGCAAAGGTCCCAGAGCGGTT of the Lacrimispora indolis DSM 755 genome contains:
- a CDS encoding UxaA family hydrolase; this translates as MNRGGTDVDLQDVRWLGYGRKNGIKGIRNRVLVIYTVKCSEFVARQIVEKAGSPDVELVGFDGCTDNQYAVNLLISLIRHPNIGGVLAVGLGCEYVQPEWLFRIAKEEGKEADWLFIQEVGGTRLSVEKGLACVNHMLEALKKVPRVEMGFSDLVIGAECGGSDYTSGLAGNVVVGRFYDKLVDLGGTAVFEEIVEAIGLVDLLTSRAADENAGNEIRYTYEKALDYCRSVRQYSVSPGNFAGGLSTIEEKSMGAVIKSGSRPIQGVVKVSGTVPGPGLWLLDSTPDPYWMQFGITNPNDNEGLMDLISCGAHLVFLVTGRGNVVGSAVSPCIKITGNHETYHRMEEDMDFDASPVLMGECSQDELALKLAYLVKETAAGQMTKSEALGHREYFVPYKYQEKQVTFKRNCEE
- a CDS encoding UxaA family hydrolase, yielding MIAFQIHFSDNVATALGPLHPGNVLLRGDTSFPSVEAVGKVPAGHKIALRMIEAGADIIKYGVVIGRATENISPGSWVHLHNICSLYDERSGHLDEVTGAPKDTRYE